In Musa acuminata AAA Group cultivar baxijiao chromosome BXJ3-9, Cavendish_Baxijiao_AAA, whole genome shotgun sequence, a single genomic region encodes these proteins:
- the LOC135648741 gene encoding scarecrow-like protein 8 → MASGIPGRKLGYEGSGGGGGGGNLFKRTLADMERQLQNALLLRSVRQRTQTMPSIFSFSYGVGGLVCNSFTAAAPQRLVSSLPSASSSEFGLPRKPELLLVSSVPEDRSPVSVSDQLRELERQLLLDDEDEAEASVSCGSAATHAEAIQRLISPPPLLASPTNSSSSTISFASCSPPSSMPSPPLPPSSRQMLLDTATALGEGNLDAATANLTLLKRAADTRGDAEHRLMAVMVTALLSRLNHPQVGISHPIADLRSPEHFAATQMLYSLSPCFKLGFVTANSAILDATKDEPKIHILDFEVGQGGQYAALVQTVAERLRLRPAKSPPAIRITAIIDPSSPFTNINAGNLRAVGDRIKKLAERFRVVLHFNIVSLRVAELGAASLGCETGEETLVVNLPFVLSRVPDESVSPENPRDELLRRVCALRPRLVAIAEQEINTSTAPFPARLAEACRHYGALLESLEAAAQGSSGPERGRVEAGLARRAVNAVAGEGAERVERCEVLGKWRARMSMAGFEPVPLGPTVVESIKARLASSWPNPGFTVKEDAGSLALGFAWMNRVLTVASAWR, encoded by the coding sequence aTGGCGTCTGGGATACCCGGACGCAAGCTCGGCTACGAGGGAAGCGGAggtggcggtggaggaggaaACCTCTTTAAGAGGACGCTGGCGGATATGGAAAGGCAGCTGCAGAACGCGCTTTTGCTGCGGTCGGTGAGGCAAAGAACTCAGACCATGCCTTCAATCTTCAGTTTTTCTTATGGAGTCGGAGGTCTCGTTTGCAACTCGTTCACCGCCGCTGCGCCGCAGAGACTGGTTTCTTCCTTGCCGTCTGCCAGTTCCTCGGAGTTTGGGTTGCCACGGAAACCCGAGTTGCTCCTCGTCTCGTCGGTTCCGGAGGATAGGTCTCCCGTCTCGGTTAGTGACCAACTCCGGGAGCTGGAGCGGCAGCTCCTGTTGGACGACGAGGACGAGGCCGAGGCCAGCGTGTCGTGCGGCTCCGCCGCCACCCACGCCGAGGCGATCCAGCGGCTGAtttcgccgccgccgctgctcgcgTCGCCAACTAACTCCTCTTCTTCCACCATCTCCTTCGCCTCCTGCTCTCCTCCCTCGTCCATGCCCTCCccacctcttcctccttcctcgagGCAGATGCTTCTTGATACCGCCACCGCCCTCGGCGAAGGGAATTTGGACGCGGCGACAGCAAATCTGACCCTGCTAAAGCGCGCGGCTGATACGCGAGGTGATGCCGAACATCGCCTCATGGCGGTGATGGTCACCGCGCTTCTATCTCGCCTCAATCATCCGCAAGTGGGAATCTCCCACCCGATCGCGGACCTCCGCAGCCCGGAGCACTTCGCTGCCACCCAGATGCTCTATAGTCTATCTCCCTGCTTCAAGCTCGGATTCGTCACTGCCAATTCTGCGATCTTGGATGCCACGAAGGACGAACCTAAGATTCACATCCTCGACTTTGAAGTCGGGCAGGGTGGCCAATACGCCGCTCTCGTCCAGACCGTCGCCGAGCGCCTACGACTCCGCCCCGCCAAATCCCCACCTGCCATCAGGATCACCGCCATCATCGACCCCTCCTCCCCGTTCACCAATATCAACGCCGGAAACTTGAGGGCTGTTGGCGACCGGATCAAGAAGCTAGCGGAAAGGTTCCGCGTGGTGCTCCATTTCAACATCGTCTCTCTGCGAGTGGCAGAGTTGGGCGCGGCTTCGCTCGGGTGCGAGACCGGGGAGGAGACCCTAGTCGTGAACCTTCCGTTCGTCCTCTCGAGGGTTCCCGACGAGAGCGTCTCCCCGGAGAACCCCCGCGACGAGCTTCTCCGGCGCGTGTGCGCCCTCCGGCCGCGGCTGGTGGCGATTGCGGAGCAGGAGATCAACACCAGCACCGCGCCGTTTCCCGCTCGGCTCGCCGAGGCGTGCAGGCACTACGGGGCGCTGCTGGAGTCGCTGGAGGCGGCGGCGCAGGGCAGCTCGGGCCCAGAGCGGGGGCGGGTGGAGGCCGGGTTGGCGCGGCGGGCGGTGAACGCGGTGGCGGGGGAGGGGGCGGAACGGGTGGAGCGGTGCGAGGTGTTGGGCAAGTGGCGGGCGCGGATGAGCATGGCCGGGTTCGAGCCGGTACCTCTGGGGCCGACCGTGGTGGAGTCCATCAAGGCCCGGCTCGCCTCATCCTGGCCCAACCCGGGGTTCACCGTGAAGGAGGATGCCGGCAGCCTCGCGCTCGGGTTCGCTTGGATGAATCGGGTGCTCACTGTCGCGTCTGCGTGGCGTTAG